One part of the Diadema setosum chromosome 6, eeDiaSeto1, whole genome shotgun sequence genome encodes these proteins:
- the LOC140229803 gene encoding uncharacterized protein has translation MPRINWTWVFVALLVAVSLSSVSFPVNGAVVTTEPGVRLRQGLPGLVPCTVTRKLSAVSWKKGDTIESATTVVILDISNSNRAISGPGFEDGEFTVASNYSLIFTNARSTNSGRYYCEVSDYETGVLYRNYSDVKISDPPVITDARRVLQYGNRAILRCRYEKVVYVVSWRKGDEYANAQPVVALDTRYEVNQRQFGDGYDQGWYNISDDYSLVISSARIQDGGKYYCVVSDLATGRLLVNSTYVDIVATPQEPFPEIDTCVPISSNESMQTCNISADSNTTISLTCTVTGYYPNITMTFSDTSNQARMIQGVISNDTEGLLTQIVTIELLVRSDPVKCTGSGIPFETTRTTQGVFIPMTSENQTDANNIVTAPAPVKSACEYKNEY, from the exons TGTCATTTCCGGTCAACGGAGCTGTAGTTACAACTGAACCAGGGGTTAGACTACGACAAGGCTTACCCGGACTGGTGCCATGTACGGTGACCCGGAAGCTATCCGCAGTTTCCTGGAAGAAAGGAGACACAATCGAAAGCGCCACCACTGTTGTGATACTGGATATCTCTAACAGCAATAGAGCCATTAGCGGTCCAGGGTTTGAAGATGGGGAGTTCACAGTTGCCTCAAATTATTCCCTCATCTTTACTAACGCCCGGTCTACGAACTCTGGAAGATACTACTGTGAGGTGTCTGATTACGAAACAGGAGTCCTGTACAGGAATTATTCAGATGTGAAGATATCGG ATCCGCCAGTCATCACCGATGCTAGACGTGTTCTTCAGTATGGTAACAGGGCGATCCTCCGGTGTCGGTATGAGAAGGTGGTTTATGTCGTGTCCTGGCGGAAGGGGGATGAATACGCTAATGCACAACCAGTGGTTGCGCTAGACACGCGCTATGAGGTAAACCAGCGACAATTTGGTGATGGGTACGACCAGGGTTGGTACAACATATCCGATGACTACTCTCTTGTCATCAGCTCAGCAAGGATACAAGACGGAGGAAAGTACTATTGTGTTGTGTCAGATCTGGCAACAGGCAGACTCCTCGTCAACTCAACTTATGTCGATATTGTTG CCACACCCCAAGAACCATTTCCTGAAATTGATACCTGTGTGCCGATCAGTTCAAATGAATCGATGCAAACTTGCAACATAAGTGCGGACAGCAATACAACAATATCTCTCACGTGCACTGTGACAGGGTACTATCCTAACATCACCATGACATTCAGCGATACCTCAAATCAGGCCAGGATGATTCAGGGAGTCATTTCTAATGATACGGAAGGGCTACTGACCCAGATTGTTACGATAGAGCTGTTGGTAAGATCCGATCCGGTTAAATGTACAGGTAGTGGAATACCTTTCGAAACCACGAGAACGACACAGGGCGTGTTCATACCCATGACTTCAGAAAACCAGACGGATGCAAACAACATCGTCACAGCACCTGCTCCTGTCAAAAGTGCCTGTGagtataaaaatgaatattaa